ATTTTTGCGAACCCCGCCATCCCACTGGAAAAGAAAAACAACCTGGTCGGCGCCTTGTGCGATCGGCTGAAGGTGGAGCAGGGAGTGCGTAATTTGATGTTGATGTTGTCGGAGAGAAATAAGGTCCTCTTCCTCAAAAATATATCCGAATATTTTGAGAAAATCGTTGATCGCAGGCTGAATCAGATACGGGTATCCGTTCGTTCGGCGGACAACTTGACAAGTGACAATATCGAGCGGTTGCGATCGGCCTTGAGCAATAATTTTGGTAAGACGGTTTTGATTGATACTCACGTGGATGAGTCTCTGATAGGCGGCGTTCAGCTGAAAATCGGAGATCAGGTTGCCGATGCGACCATCAAAAATCGCCTAACGCTATTAAAACAAAAATTGGAAAAAGAGGAGGTAGCCTAAGTGAGTTTGCGAGCCGATGAGATTAGTTCTCTGATCGAAAAACAGATCCAGGGGTTTGAAGACAGTGTCGAGCTCAAAGAAACGGGTCGCGTGATTTCGGTTGGAGACGGTATTGCCCGTATCTATGGGTTGGAAAATGCGATGTCCGGCGAACTTTTGGAATTTCCTGGCGGTTTGGTCGGCATGGTGCTGAACCTGGAAGAAGATAATGTGGGCGCCATTCTCCTTGGATTCGACAGCGATATTAAAGAAGGCGATGAAGTCAAGCGCACCGGCCGCATCATGGAAGTTCCCATCGGTCCGGAGTTGATCGGTCGAGTGGTGAACGGCCTCGGAGAGCCTATTGACGGTCGCGGTCCTGTGAAGACCAGTAAGTTTGGTCCTATTGAGCGTATTGCACCCGGCGTCATCGACCGAAAATCCGTACACGAGCCCATGCAGACCGGAATCAAGGCGATTGACGGGATGATCCCGATCGGTCGTGGTCAACGGGAATTGATCATTGGCGATCGGCAGACCGGAAAAACAGCGGTTGCGATTGACACCATCATCAATCAAAAGGGTCAGAACGTATTCTGTATTTATGTGGCTGTTGGTCAAAAACGTTCCACAGTGGCCCGCGTGGTTAAAACCCTGGAGCAACATGGGGCGATGAAATACACCATTGTTGTTTCGGCATCTGCCAGTGAGCCGGCTCCCATGCAGTTCATTGCACCTTATGCGGGTTGTGCGATGGGTGAATATTTCCGCGATAACGGGCAGCATTGTCTTATCGTTTATGACGATCTGACCAAACAGGCCGCGGCGTATCGCCAGTTATCCCTTTTGCTGAGACGTCCTCCGGGACGCGAAGCTTATCCGGGAGACGTGTTTTTTCTCCATTCACGATTGCTCGAACGGTCCGCCAAGGTCAGTGATGAACTGGGCGCGGGTTCCATGACGGCTCTTCCTATCATCGAAACCCAGGCGGGTGACGTTTCGGCGTATATCCCGACCAATGTAATTTCCATTACCGACGGTCAGATCTTTTTGGAAACCGATCTTTTCTTTTCGGGGGTCCGGCCTGCGATCAACGTTGGATTGTCGGTTTCCCGTGTTGGCGGCGCCGCTCAGATCAAGGCCATGAAACAGGTGGCCGGTCAGTTGCGGCTCGATCTGGCTCAGTACCGTGAAATGGCGGCATTTGCCCAGTTTGGCAGTGACCTCGACGCCGCGACTCAGTCACAGTTGTCGCGGGGCGAACGGCTGGTTGAAATCCTGAAACAGGATCAGTACAAGCCGCTTTCCGTGGCCCAGCAGATCATTGCAATATTTGTGGGTGTGCGCGGATTGTTGGAAGACATTGCCGTAAAGGATGTTAAGAAATTTGAAAGTGGTTTGTTGAATTTTATTGGTGAAAAATATCCTGACATCATCAGCGGCATTGAAAAAGAAAAGAAGCTGGACGATGCAACGGAAGCCAAGCTGAAGGAAGTCATCGCGGAATACAAGGGGTTATTCTAAACACAAGCCATGCCTAACTTAAAAGACATCAAGCGAAGAATCAAGAGCGTCAAGAACACCCAGCAGATCACCAAGGCCATGAAGCTGGTTGCCGCTTCCAAGTTGCGCAGGGCGCAGAAAGCCATTCAGGATGCGCGGCCTTATGCTCTGAAATTGCGGGATGTGTTGAATCACATCTCTGCTCGGTGCGATTCAGACCTGCATGCCCTCCTCAACCAACGTGACGGTGAAAATATCCTGGTGATGGTGGTGACGGCGGATAAAGGCTTGTGTGGCGGGTTCAACGGCAATATTGTTCGCCGGGCCGCAAAAGTAATCGCTGAAAACCAGGGTAAGAATTTGAGTCTGGTGCTGGCCGGCAAAAAGGGAAAGGATTA
The Nitrospinota bacterium DNA segment above includes these coding regions:
- the atpH gene encoding ATP synthase F1 subunit delta, which gives rise to MIENLIGKRYAEALSSSVKDDSLLNSVLENLQAIQSAFAGQNQLSGIFANPAIPLEKKNNLVGALCDRLKVEQGVRNLMLMLSERNKVLFLKNISEYFEKIVDRRLNQIRVSVRSADNLTSDNIERLRSALSNNFGKTVLIDTHVDESLIGGVQLKIGDQVADATIKNRLTLLKQKLEKEEVA
- the atpA gene encoding F0F1 ATP synthase subunit alpha codes for the protein MSLRADEISSLIEKQIQGFEDSVELKETGRVISVGDGIARIYGLENAMSGELLEFPGGLVGMVLNLEEDNVGAILLGFDSDIKEGDEVKRTGRIMEVPIGPELIGRVVNGLGEPIDGRGPVKTSKFGPIERIAPGVIDRKSVHEPMQTGIKAIDGMIPIGRGQRELIIGDRQTGKTAVAIDTIINQKGQNVFCIYVAVGQKRSTVARVVKTLEQHGAMKYTIVVSASASEPAPMQFIAPYAGCAMGEYFRDNGQHCLIVYDDLTKQAAAYRQLSLLLRRPPGREAYPGDVFFLHSRLLERSAKVSDELGAGSMTALPIIETQAGDVSAYIPTNVISITDGQIFLETDLFFSGVRPAINVGLSVSRVGGAAQIKAMKQVAGQLRLDLAQYREMAAFAQFGSDLDAATQSQLSRGERLVEILKQDQYKPLSVAQQIIAIFVGVRGLLEDIAVKDVKKFESGLLNFIGEKYPDIISGIEKEKKLDDATEAKLKEVIAEYKGLF